One region of Demequina sp. TMPB413 genomic DNA includes:
- a CDS encoding IS3 family transposase (programmed frameshift), translating into MPKKIPEDTKQRAVRLVLDHLDEYPNLTVACQSVAGRLGFGAESLRRWVRQAQIDAGDRHGVSSSESERIRALQRENRELREANAILKDAGGFLRRGTRPPTPLIVAFIDEQRAKGRAVGSICAVLREQGVQVAARTYRAMKSRDASLRDRGDAVVIDALLELTGTPEGMYGRRKMVSHLRRNGLDVGARQVDRLMRELGMNGRTRGRGIRTTVPDKNTTRAPDLLDRDFTAPAPNRRWVADFTYVRTWAGFAYVSFVIDCYSRAIVGWHASMTKTTPLVTTALRMGLWRRNHADHPVGDGLVHHSDAGSQFTSVAFAETLALEGIAASIGSIGDAYDNALAESTIGLFKNEAIRDDSPFRDGPLKRLEDVEWVTMAWVDWYNQHRLHSRLGDTPPDEFEAAYYADITTPTPPVLAPA; encoded by the exons ATGCCAAAGAAGATCCCCGAGGACACCAAGCAGCGTGCTGTGCGGTTGGTCCTTGACCACCTCGATGAGTATCCGAACCTGACCGTCGCGTGTCAGAGCGTCGCTGGTCGGCTCGGGTTCGGTGCTGAGTCGTTGCGTCGTTGGGTGCGCCAAGCGCAGATCGATGCCGGCGACCGTCACGGTGTCAGCTCAAGCGAGTCGGAACGCATTCGTGCGCTCCAGCGAGAGAACCGTGAACTCCGTGAGGCCAACGCGATTCTCAAGGACGCTG GCGGTTTTCTTCGCCGGGGAACTCGACCCCCGACGCCGTTGATTGTCGCGTTCATCGATGAGCAGCGGGCCAAGGGTCGTGCGGTCGGGTCGATCTGTGCCGTCCTGCGTGAGCAGGGCGTACAGGTTGCCGCACGAACATATCGGGCCATGAAAAGCCGTGACGCGTCGCTGCGTGATCGCGGCGACGCGGTCGTGATCGACGCGCTGCTCGAACTCACGGGGACTCCGGAGGGGATGTATGGGCGGCGCAAGATGGTCTCGCATCTGCGTCGCAACGGGCTCGACGTCGGCGCCCGGCAAGTCGACAGGCTGATGCGTGAACTGGGCATGAACGGTCGGACCCGCGGTCGTGGGATCCGCACCACCGTGCCCGACAAGAACACCACCCGTGCTCCGGATCTGCTGGATCGTGACTTCACCGCCCCTGCACCAAACCGGCGGTGGGTCGCGGACTTCACCTATGTCAGGACCTGGGCCGGCTTCGCCTACGTGTCGTTCGTCATCGACTGCTACTCGCGCGCCATCGTCGGCTGGCACGCATCAATGACGAAGACCACGCCGCTGGTGACGACCGCGCTACGGATGGGACTATGGCGACGCAACCATGCCGACCACCCCGTCGGCGACGGCCTCGTGCACCATTCGGACGCAGGCAGCCAGTTCACCTCCGTGGCGTTCGCCGAAACCCTCGCGCTCGAGGGCATCGCAGCATCGATCGGTTCTATCGGTGATGCTTACGACAATGCCCTGGCGGAGTCAACCATCGGGCTGTTCAAGAACGAAGCAATCCGTGACGACTCGCCGTTTCGGGATGGCCCACTGAAGCGTCTCGAGGACGTCGAGTGGGTCACGATGGCCTGGGTCGATTGGTACAACCAACACCGCCTGCACTCCCGCCTTGGAGACACCCCGCCCGACGAGTTCGAGGCCGCCTACTACGCTGACATCACCACGCCAACACCACCGGTGCTGGCACCCGCATAG
- the rarD gene encoding EamA family transporter RarD, whose translation MTEALDRRGLAYGASAYVVWGLFPILMAALKPAGAFEIVAWRALSSLLVCIAILAALGAWRRLRVVAQHRPTLWRLSAASVLIAINWGVMVYAVVTDRVASTSLGYYINPLLTVGLSVFLLRERLRRLQVVAIGLGAVAVTVIAVEMGELPWISLVLACSFALYSLIKKGVGDRVDALSGLTVETAVIAPVALGVLWMVGAQGDATFLARGAEGLGWWHDVMMVGTGTWTAGALLVFAAGARRLPLAITGMLQYIAPTMTFALAVWHFHEPMPTGRWIGFGIVWVALVVFSVDAWRVRPLSRRKAAAVRASEQPVTEPL comes from the coding sequence ATGACAGAAGCCCTTGACCGCCGCGGCCTCGCCTACGGCGCGAGCGCGTACGTGGTGTGGGGCCTGTTTCCCATCCTGATGGCGGCGCTCAAGCCCGCGGGCGCGTTCGAGATTGTCGCGTGGCGCGCGTTGTCCTCCTTGCTGGTGTGCATCGCGATCCTCGCCGCGCTGGGGGCGTGGCGGCGCCTTCGGGTGGTTGCGCAACATCGGCCGACGCTGTGGCGACTGTCCGCCGCGTCGGTGCTGATCGCGATCAACTGGGGCGTCATGGTCTACGCCGTGGTGACCGACCGCGTCGCGTCGACCTCCCTCGGCTACTACATCAACCCGCTGCTCACGGTGGGACTGAGCGTCTTCTTGTTGCGCGAGCGCCTTCGTCGCTTGCAGGTAGTCGCCATCGGCCTGGGCGCCGTCGCGGTGACAGTCATTGCCGTCGAGATGGGCGAGCTGCCATGGATTTCGCTCGTGCTCGCCTGCTCCTTCGCGCTGTACTCGCTCATCAAGAAGGGTGTGGGCGATCGCGTCGATGCGCTGAGCGGTCTGACGGTCGAAACCGCCGTGATTGCGCCCGTCGCGCTTGGTGTGCTGTGGATGGTGGGCGCGCAAGGCGACGCGACCTTCCTCGCGCGCGGCGCCGAGGGCCTCGGGTGGTGGCACGACGTCATGATGGTCGGCACCGGTACGTGGACCGCAGGCGCGCTGCTGGTGTTCGCTGCGGGTGCGCGCAGGCTTCCGCTCGCCATCACCGGCATGCTTCAGTACATCGCTCCCACGATGACTTTTGCACTCGCGGTGTGGCACTTCCACGAGCCGATGCCTACCGGCCGGTGGATTGGTTTCGGAATCGTGTGGGTGGCGCTCGTGGTGTTCTCGGTGGACGCGTGGCGGGTGCGCCCTCTGTCGCGCCGCAAGGCCGCGGCCGTTCGCGCGAGTGAGCAGCCGGTCACCGAGCCGCTCTAG
- a CDS encoding ABC transporter ATP-binding protein, whose product MRLIIRDLTFRYPGGDHDVLSGLECDIPTGTTAAIVGPSGSGKTTLISVLGGLLPTQGGTIRCVDSTGGSHSMSDVSTWVLQTVSLLPERTVLDNVCLGAYLDGASTSEARIRARAALDDMGLAEREDETARVLSGGEAQRVAIARALASDRPVLFADEPSGQLDAETTSRVMDAMLSKARRTVVLVTHDEEAASRCDTILRLKGGRLTPERGGPRAAAPA is encoded by the coding sequence GTGCGGCTGATTATCAGGGATCTCACCTTCCGGTACCCGGGTGGCGACCACGATGTTCTCTCCGGTCTTGAGTGTGACATTCCTACGGGGACGACCGCTGCCATCGTGGGCCCGTCTGGCTCGGGTAAGACGACGCTCATTTCCGTCCTCGGGGGACTCCTCCCCACGCAAGGGGGCACCATCCGCTGCGTCGATTCAACCGGCGGTTCGCACTCGATGTCAGATGTCTCGACATGGGTTCTCCAGACGGTCTCGCTCCTGCCGGAACGCACTGTCCTCGACAACGTCTGCCTCGGTGCCTATCTGGATGGAGCGTCGACGAGCGAGGCCAGGATTCGGGCACGTGCCGCCCTTGATGACATGGGCCTAGCGGAACGCGAGGATGAGACCGCGCGTGTGCTTTCGGGCGGCGAGGCGCAGCGTGTTGCCATCGCGCGGGCGCTCGCCTCTGATCGTCCCGTGTTGTTCGCCGATGAGCCGTCCGGTCAACTTGACGCCGAGACCACGTCTCGAGTTATGGACGCGATGCTCTCCAAGGCCCGCCGCACCGTCGTCCTCGTCACCCACGACGAGGAGGCGGCGTCCCGATGCGACACGATCCTGCGTTTGAAAGGCGGGCGGCTTACGCCCGAGCGCGGGGGTCCGCGGGCGGCGGCGCCCGCATGA
- a CDS encoding GNAT family N-acetyltransferase gives MAADVDAKQVEIRPATAERWDDLRVILGPKDLDTPSCWCLAMRVSQSDPRLKGLKGDRAAFAQAQVAVSKELCAASVPPGVLAYVDGEVVGWCSVSPRESYARLAKSRVIPHVDEQPVWSVVCFVVRAGWRRRGLAGHLLEGAVEFARSHGANIVEGYPADNAGDKIDVASAYIGTRALFERHGFTWASDTSSVGGGKPRVIMRRAL, from the coding sequence ATGGCGGCAGACGTGGATGCGAAGCAGGTGGAGATTCGGCCGGCGACGGCCGAGCGGTGGGATGACCTGCGCGTGATTCTCGGCCCCAAGGATCTGGACACTCCCAGCTGCTGGTGCCTCGCGATGCGCGTGAGTCAGTCTGACCCGCGGCTCAAGGGGCTGAAGGGCGACCGTGCCGCGTTTGCGCAGGCTCAGGTGGCGGTGTCGAAGGAACTGTGCGCCGCCAGCGTCCCGCCGGGGGTGCTCGCCTATGTCGACGGCGAGGTGGTGGGGTGGTGTTCGGTCTCGCCCAGGGAGTCGTACGCCAGGCTCGCGAAGTCGCGCGTGATCCCTCATGTTGACGAGCAACCCGTGTGGTCTGTGGTGTGCTTCGTGGTCCGGGCGGGTTGGCGGCGGCGCGGCCTCGCCGGACACCTCCTCGAAGGTGCCGTGGAGTTCGCGCGGTCTCATGGCGCGAACATCGTCGAGGGCTACCCCGCGGACAACGCGGGCGACAAGATCGACGTCGCCTCGGCCTACATCGGCACGCGGGCCCTGTTCGAGCGGCACGGCTTCACGTGGGCCTCCGACACCTCGTCGGTGGGTGGGGGCAAGCCGCGCGTCATCATGCGTCGCGCGCTCTAG
- a CDS encoding peptidoglycan-binding protein: protein MKAGRRGGTSTAMGLAVLLAVPLVAGGALAVFALQKSPLESSAGVGPVIGTIGSAERDDRVNVNVTVVDAEAFVVTTQTAGVVTALGLQPGVALVDGAEALEVDGLPVTAYVAPAPLYRPITRGMVGKDVETAQGLLVKLGYLDVADGRAGARTAKAIAAFNKDHGRKASGEVLGADSLLWVPADSGPPLEVRIRVGTTLATGDEIYTTSTGHDTVYVETEATDSDRVLTVGETSVTLPAGATSVTDPGDIEAIVLALNDLTSRNVYLALSTPRLVGTVPASALVTDPTGATCFFADTTSPGTTIETTDGSFGIVDVDPALVGTKVLINPRDVREDLACG, encoded by the coding sequence GTGAAGGCAGGTAGGCGTGGGGGCACCAGCACGGCGATGGGATTGGCTGTGCTCTTGGCGGTTCCGTTGGTCGCGGGTGGGGCGTTGGCTGTCTTCGCGCTACAGAAGTCGCCCCTGGAGTCATCCGCGGGCGTCGGTCCGGTGATCGGAACCATCGGGTCAGCGGAGAGGGACGATCGCGTCAACGTGAACGTCACCGTGGTCGATGCAGAGGCCTTCGTGGTGACGACGCAGACGGCGGGTGTCGTCACCGCTCTTGGCCTCCAACCCGGCGTAGCCCTGGTCGACGGAGCGGAGGCGCTCGAAGTCGACGGGCTGCCGGTCACCGCGTACGTGGCGCCCGCACCGCTGTACCGCCCCATCACGCGAGGGATGGTGGGGAAAGATGTCGAGACCGCGCAGGGGCTTCTCGTGAAACTCGGGTACCTCGACGTCGCCGACGGAAGGGCCGGAGCGCGGACTGCCAAGGCCATCGCCGCGTTTAACAAGGATCATGGGCGCAAGGCAAGCGGGGAAGTGCTGGGCGCCGACAGCCTGCTGTGGGTTCCCGCGGACAGCGGGCCCCCGCTTGAGGTCCGCATCCGCGTCGGCACCACGCTGGCAACCGGGGACGAGATTTACACCACATCGACCGGGCATGACACGGTCTACGTCGAGACTGAGGCGACCGACTCGGACCGGGTTCTCACCGTCGGCGAGACATCTGTGACGCTCCCTGCCGGGGCCACCAGCGTGACCGATCCGGGGGACATCGAGGCGATCGTCCTGGCCCTGAACGACCTCACGTCGCGTAACGTGTACCTCGCCCTGAGCACGCCGCGCCTCGTCGGCACCGTTCCGGCCAGCGCGTTGGTGACGGATCCCACGGGAGCCACATGCTTCTTCGCGGACACGACGAGCCCCGGCACGACGATCGAGACGACGGACGGGAGCTTCGGCATCGTCGACGTCGACCCCGCCCTCGTGGGCACAAAGGTGCTGATCAATCCACGCGACGTCCGAGAGGACCTCGCGTGCGGCTGA